A genomic window from Camelina sativa cultivar DH55 chromosome 2, Cs, whole genome shotgun sequence includes:
- the LOC104720260 gene encoding extensin-2-like, whose product MANPSNWPSLLMLVLALYAIAAHTSAQYTYSPPSPPPYIYNSPSPPPPYVYNSPPYAPYVYKSPPPPPYVYSSPPPPPYVYKSPPPPPYVYSSPPPPPYVYKSPPPPPYVYSSPPPLPYVYKSPPPPPYVYSSPPPPPYVYKSPPPPPYVYSSPPPLPYVYKSPPPPPYVYSSPPPPPYVYKSPPPPPYVYSSPPPLPYVYKSPPPPPYVYSSPPPPPYVYKSPPPPPYVYSSPPPLPYVYKSPPPPPYVYSSPPPPPYVYKSPPPPPYVYSSPPPPPYVYKSPPPPPYVYSSPPPPPYVYKSPPPPPYVYSSPPPPPYVYKSPPPPPYVYSSPPPPPYVYKSPPPPPYVYSSPPPPPYVYKSPPPPPYVYSSPPPPPYVYKSPPPPPYVYSSPPPPPYVYKSPPPPPYVYSSPPPPPYVYKSPPPPPYVYSSPPPPPYVYKSPPPPPYVYSSPPPPPYVYKSPPPPPYVYSSPPYVYKPPPPPPYVYSSPPYVYKPPPPPYTYSSPPYVYTSPPPPSYSYSSPPPPKY is encoded by the coding sequence ATGGCCAATCCTAGTAATTGGCCATCTCTTCTTATGTTGGTCTTGGCCTTGTACGCCATTGCTGCACATACAAGTGCCCAATACACATACTctccaccatcaccaccaccatacaTCTACAATTCTCCATCACCACCTCCTCCTTACGTATATAACTCTCCACCATATgctccatatgtttacaagtctccaccacctcctccatacGTTTACAGCtctccaccacctcctccatatgtttacaagtctccaccaccccCGCCTTACGTCTATAGCtccccaccacctcctccatatgtttacaagtccccaccaccacctccttatGTCTACAGCTCGCCACCACCTCttccatatgtttacaagtctccaccaccccCGCCTTACGTCTATAGCtccccaccacctcctccatatgtttacaagtccccaccaccacctccttatGTCTACAGCTCGCCACCACCTCttccatatgtttacaagtctccaccaccccCGCCTTACGTCTATAGCtccccaccacctcctccatatgtttacaagtccccaccaccacctccttatGTCTACAGCTCGCCACCACCTCttccatatgtttacaagtctccaccaccccCGCCTTACGTCTATAGCtccccaccacctcctccatatgtttacaagtccccaccaccacctccttatGTCTACAGCTCGCCACCACCTCttccatatgtttacaagtctccaccaccccCGCCTTACGTCTATAGCtccccaccacctcctccatatgtttacaagtccccaccaccacctccttatgtctacagctccccaccacctcctccatatgtttacaagtctccaccaccccCGCCTTACGTCTATAGCtccccaccacctcctccatatgtttacaagtccccaccaccacctccttatGTCTACAGCTcgccaccacctcctccatatgtttacaagtctccaccaccccCGCCTTACGTCTATAGCtccccaccacctcctccatatgtttacaagtccccaccaccacctccttatgtctacagctccccaccacctcctccatatgtttacaagtctccaccaccccCGCCTTACGTCTATAGCtccccaccacctcctccatatgtttacaagtccccaccaccacctccttacgtctacagctccccaccacctcctccatatgtttacaagtctccaccaccccCGCCTTACGTCTATAGCtccccaccacctcctccatatgtttacaagtccccaccaccacctccttacgtctacagctccccaccacctcctccatatgtttacaagtctccaccacctcctccttaTGTCTAtagctctccaccaccacctccatatgtttacaagtcaccaccacctcctccttacGTCTACAGCtctcctccatatgtttacaagccaccaccacctcctccttacGTCTACAGCtctcctccatatgtttacaagccaccacctcctccttacACCTACAGCTCTCCTCCCTATGTTTACACTTCACCGCCACCTCCAAGCTATAGTTATAGCTCTCCCCCTCCTCCAAAATactaa
- the LOC109126514 gene encoding extensin-3-like encodes MANPSNWPSLLMLVLALYAIAAHTSAQYTYSPPSPPPYVYNYPSPPPPYVYNSPPYTPYVYKSPPPPPYVYSSPPPPPYVYKSPPPPPYVYSSPPPPPYVYKSPPPPPYVYSSPPPPPYVYKSPPPPPYVYSSPPPLPYVYKSPPPPPYVYSSPPPPPYVYKSPPPPPYVYSSPPPPPYVYKSPIPPPYVYSSPPPPPYVYKSPPPPPYVYSSPPPPPYVYKSPPPPPYLDAFINFCKQIF; translated from the exons ATGGCCAATCCTAGTAATTGGCCATCTCTTCTTATGTTGGTTCTGGCCTTGTACGCCATTGCTGCTCATACAAGTGCTCAGTACACATACTctccaccatcaccaccaccatacgtCTACAATTATCCATCACCACCTCCTCCTTACGTATATAACTCTCCACCATATactccatatgtttacaagtctccaccaccccCACCTTACGTCTATAGCtccccaccacctcctccatatgtttacaaatccccaccaccacctccttatgtctacagctccccaccacctcctccatatgtttacaagtctccaccaccccCGCCTTACGTCTATAGCtccccaccacctcctccatatgtttacaagtccccaccaccacctccttatGTCTACAGCTCGCCACCACCTCttccatatgtttacaagtctccaccaccccCGCCTTACGTCTATAGCtctccaccacctcctccatatgtttacaagtctccaccaccacctccttacgtatacagctccccaccacctcctccatatgtttacaagtctcCAATACCACCTCCTTACGTCTATAGCtccccaccacctcctccatatgtttacaaatccccaccaccacctccttatGTCTACAGCTcgccaccacctcctccatatgtttacaagtctccaccaccccCGCCTTAC TTAGACGCTTTCATAAacttttgtaaacaaatattcTAG
- the LOC104720252 gene encoding putative transcription elongation factor SPT5 homolog 1, translated as MPRNRDEDDDVDEDYEGLDLEEEEEEEEEEERGRGGGGGSRRKRGRSSFIDDYAEEDSQEEDDDDDDEDYGSRGGKGGGAASKRKKPSASIFLDREAHQVDDEDEEEEEDGEDDFIVDAGTDLPDERGDRRYERRFLSRDENDEDVEDLERRIQERFSRHHDEYDEEATDVEQQALLPSVRDPKLWMVKCAIGREREVAVCLMQKFIDRGADLQIRSVVALDHLKNYIYVEADKEAHVKEAIKGMRNIYANQKILLVPIREMTDVLSVESKAIDLSRDTWVRMKIGTYKGDLAKVVDVDNVRQRVTVKLIPRIDLQALASKLDGREVSKKKAFVPPPRFMNIDEARELHIRVERRRDPMTGDYFENIGGMLFKDGFLYKTVSLKSITVQNVTPTFDELEKFNKPSENGEGDFGGLSTLFANRKKGHFMKGDAVIVIKGDLKNLKGWVEKVDEENVLIRSELKGLPDPLAVNEKELCKYFEPGNHVKVVSGTHEGATGMVVKVDQHVLIILSDTTKEHVRVFADHVVESSEVTTGVTKIGDYELHDLVLLDNLSFGVIIRLENEAFQVLKGVPDRPEVALVKLREIKCKIEKKFNVQDRYKNVIAVKDDVRVIEGPSKGKQGPVKHIYKGVLFIYDRHHLEHAGFICAKCTSCIVVGGSRSGANRNGGDSFPRYGNFXKVKHVELCIFLFVSLNAAGGRHRGGRGGGDNSLLGTTVKIRLGPFKGYRGPVVEVKGNSVRVELEMKIVTVDRNAISDNVATTPFRDTSRYSMGSETPMHPSRTPLHPYMTPMRDSGATPIHDGMRTPMRDRAWNPYTPMSPSRDSWEDGNPGSWGTSPQYQPGSPPSRAYEAPTPGSGWASTPGGSYSDAGTPRDHGSAYANAPSPYLPSTPGQPMTPSSASYLPGTPGGQPMTPGTGLDVMSPVIGGDAEAWFMPDILVDIHKAGEDSDVGVIRDVSDGTCKVSLGSSGEGDTIMALPSELEIVPPRKSDRVKIVGGQFRGSTGKLIGIDGSDGIVKIDDNLDVKILDLAILAKFVQP; from the exons ATGCCTCGAAACAGGGACGAAGACGATGATGTTGACGAAGATTACGAAGGATTGGatttagaggaagaagaggaggaagaagaagaagaggagagaggaagaGGCGGCGGCGGCGGTTCTAGACGGAAGAGAGGAAGATCAAGTTTTATTGATGATTATGCGGAGGAGGATTCtcaggaagaagatgatgatgatgatgatgaagattacGGTAGCCGTGGAGGCAAAGGAGGTGGAGCAGCTAGTAAGAGAAAGAAGCCTTCTGCTTCTATTTTCTTGGACAGAGAAGCTCACCAggttgatgatgaggatgaagaggaagaagaagatggagaagacg ACTTTATAGTGGATGCTGGAACAGACCTTCCGGATGAGCGTGGTGATAGACGGTATGAACGGAGGTTCCTTTCTCGTGATGAAAATGATGAGGATGTGGAAGATCTCGAGAGAAGAATTCAAGAGCGGTTCTCTAGGCATCATGACGAATATGATGAAGAAGCTACAGATGTAGAACAACAAGCGCTTTTGCCATCAGTTCGTGATCCAAAGTTGTGGATGGTGAAATGTGCG ATTGGCCGCGAAAGGGAGGTTGCTGTTTGTCTTATGCAAAAATTCATAGATCGAGGAGCAGATTTGCAGATCAGATCTGTTGTTGCCCTTGACcatcttaaaaattatatatatgttgaagcAGACAAGGAAGCACATGTGAAAGAG GCAATCAAGGGCATGAGGAATATATATGCTAATCAGAAGATCTTACTTGTCCCCATAAGAGAAATGACGGATGTTCTTTCTGTTGAAAGCAAAGCAATTGATCTATCTCGGGATACGTGGGTTAGAATGAAAATTGGGACGTATAAAGGTGATCTTGCAAAG GTAGTTGATGTTGATAATGTGCGTCAGAGGGTCACAGTCAAGTTAATCCCAAGAATTGATCTGCAGGCACTAGCCAGTAAACTG GATGGAAGAGaagtttcaaagaaaaaagCCTTTGTTCCACCTCCACGGTTCATGAACATTGATGAAGCTAG GGAATTGCACATACGTGTAGAGCGACGGCGTGATCCCATGACGGGTGATTACTTTGAAAATATTGGTGGGATGCTTTTCAAAGATGGTTTCCTGTACAAAACAGTATCATTGAAGTCCATTACTGTACAGAATGTTACACCAACTTTTGACGAACttgaaaaatttaataaaccaaGTGAAAATGGAGAGGGCGACTTTGGTGGTCTGTCAACTTTATTCGCAAACAGAAAGAAAGGTCATTTCATGAAGGGTGATGCGGTTATTGTTATCAAGGGGGATTTAAAAAACTTGAAGGGTTGGGTTGAGAAAGTAGATGAAGAAAATGTCCTTATCAGATCAGAACTGAAAGGTCTTCCT GATCCTCTTGCTGTAAATGAGAAAGAGCTCTGCAAGTACTTTGAACCTGGAAATCATGTGAAGGTGGTTTCTGGGACCCATGAAGGAGCAACGGGCATGGTTGTCAAAGTTGATCAACATGTCCTGATCATTTTATCTGACACTACCAAAGAACAC GTCCGTGTGTTTGCTGATCATGTTGTTGAGAGCTCAGAAGTGACAACTGGTGTTACCAAAATTGGGGACTATGAACTTCATGATCTTGTGCTTCTGGA TAACCTGAGTTTTGGAGTAATTATACGACTAGAGAATGAAGCTTTTCAG GTTCTTAAAGGGGTTCCTGACAGACCTGAGGTTGCTCTTGTCAAACTCagagaaatcaaatgcaaaattgAGAAGAAATTTAATGTTCAAGATCgctacaaaaatgtcattgctgTGAAAGATGATGTCAGAGTCATTGAGGGTCCTAGCAAA GGTAAACAAGGTCCtgtaaagcatatttacaaaggagtCCTATTTATATATGATCGGCATCATCTTGAGCATGCCGGGTTTATCTGCGCTAAATGCACATCCTGCATTGTTGTTGGTGGATCACGTTCTGGTGCTAATAGAAAT GGTGGTGATTCTTTTCCAAGGTATGGCAATTTCAANAAAGTGAAACAT GTAGAGTTGTGCATATTCTTATTTGTATCTTTAAATGCAGCTGGAGGGAGGCATAGGGGTGGAAGAGGAGGGGGAGACAATTCTTTGTTGGGTACTACTGTTAAAATCCGTCTAGGACCTTTCAAGGGGTATAGGGGACCTGTAGTAGAAGTGAAAGGAAATTCAGTGCGTGTCGAACTTGAGATGAAGATTGTAACAG TTGATCGGAATGCAATATCAGATAATGTTGCGACAACACCGTTTag AGATACATCTCGGTATAGTATGGGAAGCGAAACACCTATGCATCCTTCTCGGACTCCACTTCATCCTTATATGACTCCAATGCGGGACTCTGGAG CTACACCCATCCATGATGGAATGAGGACACCCATGCGTGATAGAGCTTGGAATCCTTACACGCCTATGAGTCCATCTAG GGATAGCTGGGAAGACGGAAATCCGGGATCTTGGGGAACAAGTCCTCAATATCAG CCGGGAAGTCCTCCTTCACGGGCATATGAAGCTCCAACTCCTGGCTCAGGATGGGCTAGTACTCCTGGTGGTAGTTACTCGGATGCAGGGACACCTAGGGACCATGGTTCAGCTTATG CTAATGCCCCAAGCCCTTACCTACCATCGACACCTGGACAACCGATGACACCAAGCTCGGCTTCATACTTACCTGGAACTCCTGGAGGACAACCAATGACTCCAGGAACCGGCCTGGATGTCATGTCTCCTGTTATAG GTGGGGATGCAGAAGCATGGTTCATGCCCGATATTTTGGTTGACATACACAAGGCTGGAGAGGACAGCGATGTGGGCGTCATCCGAGATGTTTCG GATGGAACGTGTAAAGTATCTCTCGGGTCCAGTGGTGAAGGTGACACTATAATGGCCCTCCCAAGCGAACTGGAGATAGTTCCCCCGAGGAAGAGTGACCGTGTCAAAATAGTTGGTGGGCAATTTCGTGGTTCTACTGGTAAACTTATCGGAATCGACGGTTCAGACGGTATCGTTAAGATAGATGATAATCTTGACGTCAAGATTCTGGACCTGGCCATATTAGCCAAATTTGTGCAACCGTGA